A genomic stretch from Actinomadura rubteroloni includes:
- a CDS encoding alpha/beta hydrolase, translated as MRRAVVWGAVLIAVGTGAAGFVPPGAAASPAVPPGARSGGSVAAGSAVMVTPDLPRFRTYAYGKGGKQRLDAYWRAPVKSARSRPGPAVLLLHGGYWIEGDKRDWKYVARRLAGDGFTVFAADYRLAGPHAVWPAQRDDALAALRFVKKNARRWNVDPGRIVAVGSSAGGMLATQLGTYGEGAKQVRGVVALSPVNNPYLAYRQGDAPDASPRQAKLRRAVVDLLGCVPGAGDDDLCWDRADDADAAVHASAGDAPMLLMHAAGDFVPVTHSTELASALRAVGVPATVRTVTGAGHGTAQLSDPGVYPRILAFLRARTR; from the coding sequence GTGCGCAGAGCAGTGGTGTGGGGTGCGGTGCTGATCGCGGTCGGCACGGGCGCGGCGGGGTTCGTCCCGCCCGGCGCGGCGGCGTCCCCGGCGGTGCCGCCGGGCGCGCGGTCGGGCGGCTCGGTGGCGGCGGGTTCGGCCGTCATGGTCACGCCGGACCTGCCGAGGTTCCGCACCTACGCCTACGGCAAGGGCGGGAAGCAGCGGCTGGACGCGTACTGGCGCGCACCCGTGAAGTCGGCGCGCTCCCGGCCCGGCCCGGCGGTCCTGCTGCTGCACGGCGGCTACTGGATCGAGGGCGACAAGCGGGACTGGAAGTACGTCGCGCGCCGCCTCGCCGGGGACGGCTTCACGGTCTTCGCCGCCGACTACCGGCTCGCCGGGCCGCACGCGGTGTGGCCCGCGCAGCGCGACGACGCCTTGGCCGCGCTGCGGTTCGTCAAGAAGAACGCCCGGCGGTGGAACGTCGACCCCGGCCGGATCGTGGCGGTCGGCTCGTCGGCGGGCGGGATGCTCGCGACGCAGCTCGGCACCTACGGCGAGGGCGCGAAGCAGGTGCGGGGCGTCGTGGCGCTGTCGCCCGTCAACAACCCCTACCTCGCCTACCGGCAGGGGGACGCGCCGGACGCGTCGCCCCGCCAGGCCAAGCTGCGCCGCGCCGTGGTGGACCTGCTCGGCTGCGTCCCGGGCGCCGGCGACGACGACCTGTGCTGGGACCGCGCGGACGACGCCGACGCCGCCGTGCACGCGTCCGCGGGCGACGCGCCGATGCTGCTGATGCACGCCGCCGGTGACTTCGTGCCCGTCACGCACAGCACGGAGCTGGCGAGCGCGCTGCGCGCCGTCGGGGTGCCCGCGACCGTCCGGACGGTCACCGGCGCCGGGCACGGCACCGCACAGCTCAGCGACCCGGGCGTCTACCCGCGCATCCTCGCGTTCCTGCGCGCCCGCACCCGCTGA